A section of the Paenibacillus aurantius genome encodes:
- a CDS encoding flagellar protein: MSLNVDNCPRCGKMYQKNPRDLCPSCIKEMDLQYEKCIAHLRANRGIDLQELSEATEVPVRQIIKFIREGRISIINTPNIHYPCEVCGGPIRDQAICDSCRQRLSKEVSNTLEDEKRREELRRQQNQTGFNISERLRDR, translated from the coding sequence ATGAGCTTAAATGTTGACAACTGTCCGCGCTGCGGAAAAATGTACCAGAAGAACCCTAGAGACCTGTGTCCGTCCTGCATCAAGGAAATGGACCTCCAATACGAGAAATGCATCGCCCACTTGCGGGCCAACCGGGGAATCGACCTCCAGGAGCTGAGCGAAGCGACCGAGGTGCCGGTCCGGCAGATCATCAAGTTTATCCGCGAGGGACGCATTTCCATTATCAACACGCCGAATATCCATTACCCTTGCGAGGTATGCGGAGGCCCGATCCGGGACCAGGCCATCTGCGATTCCTGCCGGCAGCGCCTTTCGAAGGAAGTCTCCAACACGCTGGAGGACGAGAAGAGACGGGAAGAGCTTCGGCGGCAGCAGAACCAGACGGGCTTTAACATCAGCGAACGGCTGAGGGACCGATAA
- a CDS encoding stalk domain-containing protein → MFPQAATKTAPKTPRRIKIALALALVLQTFAWVPVNVMAAEPAVVYQGEDIITSGAILKKYDFSTVRSGSTIHTDIKVIEVALNNPLVKLDVMTGKNNQFTKKQSVSGMATETGAVAGVNGDFFNTQAEGTPEGPQISNGELMATPPFLPGLYSFAVTKDNKPIIDLFTFTGSVKAPDGASYALGGINKTYYWFEPSGQHSMIDGLFMYTDAWGQIDRSNDGVTSPTEVLVQNGIVKEIAPDRVIQMIPPSDGYILRASGKAAEFITGHFKVGDKINADYSIIAQDPTKTYNYKDFKTMIGGHTILVDGGKPAAFSRELDGLGGYRARTALGYSQDGKYAYLFTAENSGDSKGLSMTELQQAMVKVGIWKGLLLDGGGSTQMVSRPLGETGVKLVTETENAPTYQRPVVNAVGVWTTAPKGPALAVNIEGEKNLLIGEKAPYQIKGYDIYYNPLPIGQAAAQWSSTSGTFNGNVFTPTAKGPATITAVSGQAKQTLNVNVLGRTDLESLRIQASNTILTQGADIKLSLVARLKNGQERTLSGDAFQWEVKGFKGEVQGDTLHVGDLTGTTSGQLIAKYDGFSANLAMAIGSTQVWADFDQTSQPVSYLGSSADVKGTVSIVPGLSGLPATNKALQLTYDMTAGTGTKAAYVKFGDNGLPVSGNPQSLKLNVLGDKSLNWLRAEITDAAGTSKLVDLTRAIDWTGWKPVSADLTAYNFTYPIKVKRIYVANPAQGQDERAATGTVGFDDISFQYKTAAPVLPLNQIKLQINNPNVTVNGKTLGLAPSPAPYLTAGNTMVPLRFVTEALGGEVKWDNDNRKVIVTRGGKLLELWIDQVNLNVNGKYVTAEVPPVLKNEVTMVPLRILSENLGWKVSWDQATYTVTME, encoded by the coding sequence ATGTTTCCGCAAGCAGCCACCAAGACAGCCCCCAAGACTCCACGCCGCATCAAAATCGCCCTCGCTCTGGCGCTGGTCCTACAGACCTTTGCTTGGGTACCCGTTAATGTTATGGCAGCCGAACCCGCCGTTGTCTACCAGGGCGAGGACATCATTACGTCCGGCGCCATTCTTAAAAAATATGATTTTTCCACCGTCCGAAGCGGTTCTACCATTCATACCGATATCAAAGTGATAGAAGTAGCGCTCAACAACCCGCTCGTTAAGCTGGACGTCATGACCGGCAAGAACAACCAGTTTACGAAGAAGCAGTCCGTCAGCGGAATGGCCACGGAAACGGGAGCGGTTGCCGGAGTGAACGGAGACTTCTTCAATACCCAAGCGGAAGGAACGCCGGAAGGGCCGCAGATCAGCAACGGAGAGCTTATGGCGACGCCGCCTTTTCTTCCGGGCCTGTACAGCTTTGCCGTGACGAAAGACAACAAGCCGATCATCGACTTGTTTACCTTTACCGGCTCGGTTAAAGCCCCGGATGGAGCGAGCTATGCTCTCGGCGGCATAAACAAAACCTACTATTGGTTCGAGCCCAGCGGACAGCACAGCATGATCGACGGACTTTTTATGTATACGGATGCCTGGGGACAAATCGACCGTTCCAATGACGGCGTGACGAGCCCGACGGAGGTTCTGGTTCAGAACGGCATCGTTAAAGAGATCGCCCCCGACCGCGTCATTCAAATGATCCCTCCGAGCGACGGCTATATTCTGCGTGCTTCCGGCAAGGCAGCCGAATTCATTACCGGCCATTTCAAGGTAGGAGACAAGATCAACGCGGATTACAGCATCATCGCCCAGGATCCTACCAAAACCTACAACTATAAAGACTTCAAAACCATGATCGGCGGTCATACCATTCTGGTTGATGGCGGCAAGCCGGCCGCGTTCTCGAGGGAGCTGGACGGCTTGGGAGGCTACCGGGCACGGACGGCTCTCGGCTATTCCCAGGACGGCAAGTATGCCTACCTCTTCACGGCGGAAAATTCCGGGGACAGCAAAGGGCTCAGCATGACCGAGCTTCAGCAGGCTATGGTCAAGGTCGGCATCTGGAAAGGGCTTCTACTGGATGGAGGCGGATCCACCCAGATGGTCAGCCGTCCTCTCGGGGAGACGGGCGTTAAACTAGTAACCGAAACAGAAAATGCCCCGACTTACCAGCGTCCCGTGGTCAATGCGGTGGGGGTATGGACGACAGCTCCGAAGGGCCCGGCCCTCGCCGTGAATATTGAAGGAGAGAAAAACCTTCTGATCGGGGAAAAGGCTCCCTACCAGATCAAAGGCTACGACATCTACTACAACCCGCTTCCAATCGGACAAGCGGCGGCTCAATGGTCCAGTACCAGCGGAACGTTTAACGGGAACGTCTTCACCCCGACTGCAAAAGGACCGGCCACGATAACAGCGGTCTCCGGGCAAGCCAAGCAAACGCTGAATGTGAACGTCCTCGGACGGACCGATCTCGAAAGCTTGCGGATTCAAGCCTCGAATACCATTCTGACCCAAGGGGCGGACATCAAGCTATCCCTGGTGGCCAGATTGAAAAACGGGCAGGAACGGACGCTTTCCGGTGATGCTTTCCAATGGGAAGTGAAAGGCTTCAAAGGAGAGGTGCAAGGGGATACGCTGCATGTCGGCGATCTGACGGGAACGACGTCCGGCCAGCTTATTGCCAAATATGACGGCTTCTCGGCCAACCTGGCTATGGCGATCGGAAGCACGCAGGTTTGGGCGGACTTCGATCAGACCAGCCAACCGGTATCCTACCTCGGCTCTTCCGCTGACGTGAAAGGGACGGTAAGCATTGTTCCGGGCCTGTCGGGGCTTCCGGCAACCAACAAAGCCCTGCAGCTGACGTATGACATGACGGCCGGAACCGGAACGAAAGCCGCTTATGTGAAGTTTGGCGACAACGGGCTGCCGGTGAGCGGCAATCCGCAATCCCTTAAATTGAATGTGTTGGGAGACAAGAGCCTTAACTGGCTGCGCGCTGAAATTACGGATGCGGCCGGCACTAGCAAGCTCGTGGATCTAACCCGGGCCATCGACTGGACAGGCTGGAAGCCGGTATCCGCCGATCTGACCGCTTATAATTTTACTTACCCGATTAAGGTGAAGCGAATCTATGTCGCGAATCCGGCCCAAGGCCAGGATGAGAGAGCAGCAACCGGAACGGTTGGCTTCGACGATATCTCGTTCCAGTACAAAACAGCTGCTCCTGTTCTCCCGCTTAACCAGATCAAGCTGCAGATCAACAACCCGAATGTCACGGTGAACGGCAAAACGCTGGGCCTTGCGCCATCCCCTGCTCCTTATCTGACGGCGGGCAACACGATGGTGCCGCTTCGTTTTGTAACGGAAGCGCTTGGTGGAGAAGTGAAGTGGGACAACGACAACCGTAAGGTAATCGTGACGCGGGGAGGCAAGCTTCTCGAGCTGTGGATCGACCAGGTCAACTTGAATGTGAACGGCAAATATGTAACGGCGGAAGTGCCTCCGGTGCTCAAAAACGAAGTCACCATGGTTCCCCTGCGTATTCTGTCGGAGAACCTGGGATGGAAAGTATCCTGGGACCAGGCGACATATACGGTCACCATGGAGTAA
- the metK gene encoding methionine adenosyltransferase: MASSSVRRLFTSESVTEGHPDKICDQISDAVLDAFLENDPNARVACEVSVATGLVLVIGEISSRADYVDISAIARNTIKEIGYTRAKYGFDHQTCAVLTSLNEQSADIAQGVNQALEAREGQMTDEEIEALGAGDQGLMFGFAVNETPEYMPMPIALAHRLSRRLSEVRKNGTLDYLRPDGKTQVTIEYEGDKPVRVDTIVISTQHAEEISLEQIQKDIKEHVISPVVPAEFLDDQTKYFINPTGRFVIGGPQGDAGLTGRKIIVDTYGGYARHGGGAFSGKDPTKVDRSAAYAARYVAKNLVAAGLADKCEIQLAYAIGVARPVSIAVDTFGTGKVSEEKLVELIEKNFDLRSAGIIKELDLRRPIYRQTAAYGHFGRNDLDLPWERTDKAETLKAQAFQNA, translated from the coding sequence ATGGCATCTTCAAGCGTTCGTCGCTTATTCACGTCAGAATCGGTTACGGAAGGTCACCCGGATAAAATTTGTGACCAAATCTCGGACGCCGTCCTGGACGCATTTCTTGAAAATGATCCCAATGCCCGCGTAGCTTGCGAAGTATCGGTGGCTACCGGATTGGTTCTGGTTATTGGAGAAATCAGTTCCCGTGCCGATTATGTGGATATTTCCGCAATCGCGAGAAACACTATTAAAGAAATCGGGTACACCCGGGCGAAGTATGGGTTTGACCACCAGACTTGTGCCGTTCTTACCTCCCTTAACGAGCAGTCGGCTGACATCGCTCAAGGGGTTAACCAGGCTCTCGAAGCCCGGGAAGGCCAAATGACGGACGAAGAAATCGAAGCGCTCGGCGCGGGCGACCAAGGCTTGATGTTTGGGTTTGCCGTGAACGAAACGCCTGAATATATGCCAATGCCGATTGCCCTGGCTCACCGTCTGTCCCGCCGCTTGTCCGAAGTGCGCAAGAACGGAACCCTGGACTACTTGCGTCCGGACGGCAAAACGCAAGTGACCATCGAGTATGAAGGGGACAAACCGGTGCGTGTCGACACCATCGTCATTTCCACCCAGCATGCGGAAGAAATTTCGCTCGAGCAGATCCAGAAGGACATCAAGGAGCATGTCATTTCCCCTGTGGTGCCTGCGGAATTCCTCGATGATCAGACGAAATACTTCATTAACCCGACCGGCCGCTTCGTTATCGGGGGACCTCAAGGGGATGCCGGCCTGACCGGACGTAAAATCATCGTCGATACATACGGGGGATATGCCCGTCATGGCGGCGGTGCTTTCTCCGGTAAGGATCCGACGAAAGTGGACCGTTCCGCTGCTTATGCCGCCCGTTATGTTGCCAAGAACCTGGTCGCTGCCGGCTTGGCCGACAAGTGCGAAATCCAGCTGGCTTATGCTATCGGGGTGGCCCGTCCGGTCTCGATCGCTGTCGATACGTTCGGTACCGGCAAAGTAAGCGAAGAGAAGCTGGTCGAGCTGATCGAGAAGAACTTCGACCTGCGCTCCGCCGGTATCATCAAGGAGCTTGATCTGCGCCGTCCGATCTATCGTCAAACGGCGGCTTACGGCCATTTTGGCCGCAACGATCTGGATCTTCCTTGGGAGCGCACCGACAAAGCCGAGACGCTTAAAGCGCAAGCTTTCCAAAACGCCTAA
- a CDS encoding ComF family protein has protein sequence MNHNQSKAGAGLWLQRMKHFIEGTSRMLAPSRRECLICHSPIQGEPPPLGLCRGCFGQIPWITDIRCPMCGRYEECHDCKRREEAFFRCSRSAVRYNELMKEWLALYKYRGQEKLLPVFGGMLYHGYSKLLQSGEWNGEAPDLITFTPVNEQRLLERGFNQAEQLARHLGREVKRPVVPLLRRVRYTGKQSFKTRAERLADLAGAFSLEEEAVRRLRAGHHGSPLRIVLVDDIYTTGSTLNQCSAVICSALPAEVYGLAWAR, from the coding sequence ATGAACCATAACCAAAGCAAGGCGGGAGCGGGCCTCTGGTTGCAGCGAATGAAGCATTTCATCGAAGGTACCAGCCGCATGCTGGCCCCTTCCCGCCGCGAATGCCTCATCTGCCATTCCCCCATCCAGGGAGAGCCGCCCCCGCTTGGCCTGTGCCGGGGGTGCTTCGGGCAAATTCCCTGGATTACGGACATTCGCTGCCCCATGTGCGGCCGTTATGAGGAGTGCCACGACTGCAAGCGGCGGGAAGAGGCATTTTTCCGCTGCAGCCGGAGTGCGGTCCGGTACAACGAACTGATGAAGGAGTGGCTCGCCCTTTACAAATACCGGGGGCAGGAGAAGCTTCTTCCTGTTTTCGGAGGGATGCTGTATCACGGCTACAGCAAGCTGCTTCAGAGCGGGGAGTGGAACGGCGAAGCCCCCGACCTGATCACCTTCACCCCGGTTAACGAGCAGCGTCTCTTGGAACGCGGCTTCAACCAGGCCGAACAGCTGGCCCGGCATCTGGGCCGGGAGGTTAAGCGGCCGGTCGTTCCGCTGCTGAGACGGGTCCGCTATACCGGGAAGCAGAGTTTCAAGACCCGGGCGGAGCGACTGGCGGATCTCGCGGGGGCTTTTTCCCTGGAAGAAGAAGCGGTTCGGAGGCTGAGGGCTGGCCATCATGGCAGTCCGCTTCGGATCGTCCTGGTGGACGACATCTACACGACGGGGAGCACACTTAACCAATGCTCGGCTGTCATCTGCTCGGCCCTCCCGGCAGAAGTCTATGGTTTGGCCTGGGCCAGGTAA
- the flgM gene encoding flagellar biosynthesis anti-sigma factor FlgM, with protein sequence MKINETPRVGNVNPYKRQQQEAREALTTGKKGKAKDEVQISAEAKELQEAHGTQQSAELRSKRIAELKQAVSTGTYHVDAGKIAEKLLPYIK encoded by the coding sequence ATGAAAATTAACGAAACTCCAAGAGTAGGAAACGTTAACCCCTATAAGAGACAGCAGCAGGAGGCCCGAGAGGCCCTGACGACCGGAAAGAAGGGGAAAGCGAAGGACGAGGTGCAGATATCCGCGGAGGCCAAGGAGCTCCAGGAAGCTCACGGGACCCAGCAGAGCGCCGAGCTGCGCAGCAAACGGATCGCTGAGCTGAAGCAGGCGGTCAGCACCGGAACGTATCATGTGGATGCCGGCAAAATTGCCGAAAAGCTTCTCCCTTACATCAAGTAA
- a CDS encoding flagellar protein FlgN: MALQGLIESMEKLTALHGMLIELGKQKTSVLVHNEVEQLNRLVQQESQLVRQITEWNGKREAAVMEFLLHKGFRPSPNVTVSELTKLIFNAEEKQTVLNLQQLLLGRITELRQLNAVNQQLIEQSLAFIDYSLDVVLGPPEDEAVYRNPMQQTSRAKRNGYFDTRA; the protein is encoded by the coding sequence ATGGCGCTTCAAGGATTAATCGAATCGATGGAGAAACTGACCGCCCTCCACGGCATGCTGATCGAGCTCGGCAAGCAGAAAACAAGCGTCCTCGTCCATAACGAGGTGGAGCAGCTCAACCGGCTGGTCCAGCAGGAATCCCAGCTGGTCCGGCAGATCACGGAATGGAACGGCAAGCGGGAGGCGGCGGTCATGGAGTTCCTGCTTCACAAAGGCTTCCGGCCGAGCCCGAACGTGACCGTAAGCGAGCTAACGAAGCTGATTTTTAACGCGGAGGAGAAGCAGACCGTGCTGAACCTTCAGCAGCTCCTGTTGGGCCGGATTACCGAGCTCCGCCAGCTGAATGCGGTCAACCAGCAGCTGATCGAGCAGTCCCTGGCTTTTATCGATTACTCCTTGGATGTCGTGCTCGGTCCCCCGGAGGACGAGGCGGTTTACCGCAACCCGATGCAGCAGACCTCCCGTGCGAAGCGCAACGGTTATTTTGATACAAGAGCATAG
- a CDS encoding DEAD/DEAH box helicase, with product MKATVYAVRRSGRWSWNASLDIRVDQRFWFRQGAGTGMIGLEPNLSWGQALWLQKALEEARFQPKDLNEVRREFAARLIQLGLTEKASEALKPVFLSGDRMEKTGFAAFSEEEARAEQALAARLAEPMRGRSLLLEELVRLLADEGKGADGLVSALQLAALEGRVRLAAGVDRIDRRFLWRSTVQFRCRRCGSGEEGMNVSECPYCGGPCPYCERCLTMGRARFCALLVEGAAAERGRAAGTEAAQVREAGAGAASAAGPKGPWAGHPRSTAMPATAAPARAPQGIAYARAGLLPDDETAITGRLWGLSPAQTGAAQAGLAFLRESAARQAAGGAAKPRFLIWAVTGAGKTEMIFPLIEYEVNRGRTVCVATPRRDVVLELLPRIRRAFPDNTVVALYGGSPNKWERGEITLATTHQLMRFRESFDLVVIDELDAFPYHNNDQLQYAALQAAKPAGRYIFLSATPPAALQREIRKGKLPHAKVPVRYHRHPLPVPVLLRLKPLRSFAGGGPLPVKLVQTIQASLDRGAQLFVFVPQIKLVDPLVALLQRSFPQHVVGGTSSKDAERTEKVVDFRQGRIRMLVTTTILERGVTVPKTDVVILDAGSPLFDEAALVQMAGRAGRSKDDPKGRVYYAAAEVTGSQAGAIRQITRMNRIARQECYLLPEEERT from the coding sequence TTGAAGGCAACTGTCTATGCCGTAAGAAGAAGCGGCCGGTGGTCCTGGAACGCATCCTTGGACATTCGGGTCGATCAAAGGTTTTGGTTCCGCCAAGGTGCCGGCACCGGCATGATCGGGCTCGAACCAAATCTGTCCTGGGGACAAGCCCTTTGGCTCCAAAAAGCCTTGGAAGAGGCAAGGTTTCAGCCAAAGGACCTCAACGAAGTGAGGAGGGAATTCGCGGCACGTTTGATTCAGCTTGGCCTAACCGAAAAGGCGTCAGAAGCACTGAAGCCTGTTTTCTTATCCGGCGACCGGATGGAGAAAACAGGCTTCGCTGCGTTCAGCGAAGAGGAAGCGAGGGCCGAGCAGGCGCTGGCCGCCCGGCTGGCGGAGCCGATGCGCGGGCGCTCCCTGCTCCTGGAGGAGCTTGTTCGTCTGCTTGCGGACGAAGGGAAAGGGGCCGACGGCCTGGTGTCGGCCCTGCAGCTTGCCGCGCTCGAAGGGAGGGTGCGGCTCGCCGCCGGGGTGGACCGGATCGACCGCCGTTTCCTGTGGCGGTCGACGGTTCAGTTCCGCTGCCGCCGATGCGGAAGCGGAGAGGAGGGCATGAACGTCAGTGAATGTCCCTACTGCGGCGGGCCGTGCCCGTACTGCGAGCGCTGCCTGACCATGGGCAGGGCACGGTTCTGTGCCCTGCTCGTGGAAGGAGCGGCGGCGGAGCGCGGGAGGGCGGCGGGAACGGAGGCGGCACAGGTCCGGGAGGCTGGCGCAGGTGCTGCTTCGGCTGCGGGGCCGAAGGGGCCCTGGGCGGGCCATCCGCGCAGCACTGCCATGCCGGCTACCGCTGCTCCGGCGCGAGCGCCGCAAGGCATTGCCTACGCCCGCGCCGGTCTCTTGCCGGATGACGAAACGGCTATCACCGGGCGGCTGTGGGGCTTAAGCCCGGCCCAGACGGGGGCGGCGCAGGCGGGCCTGGCTTTCCTGCGGGAGAGCGCCGCCCGCCAAGCCGCTGGGGGAGCGGCCAAGCCCCGTTTCCTCATCTGGGCTGTGACGGGAGCCGGCAAGACGGAGATGATCTTCCCGCTGATTGAGTACGAGGTGAACCGCGGCCGCACCGTCTGCGTGGCCACGCCGAGGCGCGATGTGGTGCTGGAGCTGCTGCCCCGTATCCGCCGGGCGTTTCCGGACAACACGGTCGTGGCTTTGTACGGCGGAAGCCCGAACAAATGGGAAAGGGGCGAGATTACGCTCGCCACTACGCATCAGCTGATGCGGTTCCGGGAGAGCTTCGATCTGGTCGTCATCGATGAGCTCGATGCCTTTCCTTACCACAACAACGATCAGCTGCAGTATGCGGCTCTTCAGGCGGCCAAGCCGGCGGGACGATACATTTTTCTATCGGCGACACCGCCGGCAGCTTTGCAGAGGGAGATTCGGAAGGGGAAGCTTCCCCACGCCAAAGTACCGGTTCGCTACCACCGTCACCCCCTCCCCGTTCCGGTTCTGCTGCGGTTGAAGCCGCTACGGAGCTTTGCCGGAGGAGGCCCTCTGCCGGTCAAGCTGGTGCAGACGATTCAGGCCTCTCTGGACCGGGGAGCCCAGCTGTTCGTCTTTGTTCCGCAGATCAAGCTGGTCGACCCCTTGGTCGCTCTGCTGCAGAGAAGCTTTCCCCAGCATGTCGTAGGCGGAACCTCCTCCAAGGATGCGGAGCGAACGGAGAAGGTGGTCGATTTCCGCCAGGGCCGCATTCGGATGCTCGTCACCACCACCATCCTGGAACGGGGAGTAACGGTGCCGAAGACCGACGTTGTGATCCTCGACGCGGGTTCTCCCCTGTTTGATGAAGCCGCCTTGGTCCAAATGGCGGGCCGGGCCGGCCGGTCCAAGGATGACCCGAAGGGGCGGGTGTATTATGCCGCTGCAGAGGTAACGGGATCGCAGGCCGGCGCCATTCGTCAGATCACCCGCATGAACCGAATCGCCCGTCAGGAGTGCTACCTGCTTCCCGAGGAGGAGAGAACATGA
- a CDS encoding response regulator codes for MPMTAGAKKTVRLVLADDHQLFREGVKRIINMENDLEVVGECGDGIQIIELCNQLRPDIVLMDINMPVENGVAATEKLKEIFPAIKVIILSIHDDESYVFETLRKGASGYLLKDMEAESLINAIRSVVSGYAYIHPKVTGKLINQLRRMTYLDERGVMSGEQAMKEAGVKYIHTPNSPLTKREAEVLRLMAEGKSNKLIGEVLFISEKTVKNHVSSILQKMEVEDRTQAVIISIKNGWVTL; via the coding sequence ATGCCAATGACAGCAGGAGCTAAGAAAACAGTTAGATTGGTGCTGGCGGACGATCATCAGCTTTTTCGAGAGGGCGTCAAGCGGATCATCAACATGGAGAACGACCTGGAAGTGGTAGGGGAGTGCGGGGACGGCATTCAGATCATTGAGCTCTGCAACCAGCTTCGGCCGGATATCGTTCTGATGGACATCAACATGCCGGTGGAGAACGGAGTCGCGGCAACCGAGAAGCTGAAAGAGATCTTCCCGGCGATCAAGGTCATTATCCTTTCCATTCATGATGATGAGAGCTATGTGTTCGAGACGCTTCGCAAAGGCGCTTCCGGTTACCTGCTTAAGGATATGGAAGCCGAGTCGCTCATCAATGCCATCCGCTCCGTTGTTTCCGGGTATGCCTACATTCACCCCAAGGTAACGGGCAAGCTCATCAACCAGCTTCGCCGGATGACCTATCTCGACGAACGCGGGGTCATGAGCGGCGAACAGGCCATGAAGGAAGCCGGAGTCAAGTATATACATACGCCGAACTCTCCGCTGACCAAACGGGAAGCCGAAGTGCTGCGTTTGATGGCAGAGGGCAAAAGCAACAAGCTGATCGGGGAAGTGCTCTTCATCAGCGAGAAAACGGTCAAGAACCACGTCAGCAGCATTCTGCAGAAGATGGAAGTGGAAGACCGCACCCAAGCGGTTATTATCTCCATCAAGAACGGCTGGGTTACCCTGTAA
- a CDS encoding alpha/beta-type small acid-soluble spore protein encodes MANNKNKVVPQSKQALDMLKYEIAAELGLPVGKQVSGLSVDTEFATELGSISGGSLKEDYWGHISSRDSGSVGGHITRRLIERAEAALFDLT; translated from the coding sequence GTGGCCAACAACAAGAACAAAGTGGTTCCCCAATCGAAGCAAGCCTTGGACATGCTGAAGTACGAAATCGCCGCTGAACTTGGTCTGCCGGTAGGCAAGCAGGTGTCCGGTTTGTCGGTTGATACGGAATTTGCCACGGAGTTGGGTTCGATTTCGGGCGGATCCTTGAAAGAAGATTATTGGGGCCACATTAGCTCCCGTGACTCGGGCTCCGTAGGCGGGCATATTACACGCCGCTTGATCGAACGCGCCGAAGCCGCTTTGTTTGACTTAACTTAA
- a CDS encoding sensor histidine kinase, with amino-acid sequence MQVDAIDKVIKNAIEVMESSKYQLFEICESVRAERDSLYRELQQVMEETSSTIDQVDRLELEYRRSRIRLTEVSRDFHKYKEEDIRVAYDSATQLQMQLTIYREKETHLKSRRDDLQKRVKNVDRQVERAESLVSQMDVILEYLSGDLSRVTRILESAKNRQLLGLKIILAQEEERKRIAREIHDGLAQTMANVVLRTEISERMLGMQQYDAVKEELVDLKGQVRTGLEEVRKMIFNLRPMALDDLGLVPTLRRFVQDYEDKTRIRTQFDFYGKETRLPSGMEVAIYRLIQEAFSNVMKHAEASFISLEVTFTKETVLIVVRDNGKGFDVELVEAKISKGTNFGLMGMRERIELLEGRMQFESSQEGGTKITMQIPIKPETREE; translated from the coding sequence TTGCAGGTGGATGCGATCGATAAGGTGATCAAAAATGCGATTGAAGTGATGGAGAGCAGCAAATACCAATTGTTTGAAATTTGCGAGAGTGTCCGGGCGGAACGAGATTCGCTGTACAGAGAACTCCAGCAGGTCATGGAAGAAACTTCGTCTACCATTGACCAAGTGGACAGGCTGGAACTGGAATATAGAAGATCAAGAATCCGGCTTACGGAAGTAAGCCGGGACTTCCATAAGTACAAGGAAGAAGACATTCGGGTGGCGTACGACTCCGCAACCCAGCTTCAGATGCAGCTTACGATTTACCGCGAGAAAGAAACCCACTTGAAATCCAGAAGGGACGATCTCCAGAAACGGGTGAAGAACGTGGACAGGCAGGTGGAACGGGCGGAAAGCCTCGTTTCCCAGATGGACGTGATCCTTGAGTATCTGTCCGGAGACCTGTCGCGGGTCACCCGTATTTTGGAATCGGCGAAGAACCGGCAGCTGCTGGGGCTTAAGATTATTTTGGCCCAGGAAGAAGAAAGGAAGCGAATCGCCCGGGAGATTCATGACGGCTTGGCTCAAACGATGGCGAACGTCGTCCTGCGGACCGAAATATCCGAACGGATGCTCGGGATGCAGCAGTACGATGCCGTTAAGGAAGAGCTCGTGGACTTGAAAGGACAGGTGCGAACCGGGCTGGAGGAAGTCCGCAAGATGATCTTCAATCTGAGGCCCATGGCCCTGGATGATCTCGGACTGGTGCCGACGCTTCGCCGCTTTGTTCAGGATTATGAAGACAAGACCCGTATCCGGACCCAATTTGACTTCTATGGCAAAGAAACCCGCTTACCCTCCGGAATGGAAGTGGCGATATACCGCTTGATTCAGGAGGCTTTTTCCAATGTGATGAAGCATGCGGAAGCATCCTTTATCTCTCTCGAGGTCACCTTTACGAAAGAAACCGTGCTGATTGTCGTCCGCGACAACGGCAAGGGCTTTGATGTCGAGTTAGTGGAAGCCAAGATCAGCAAAGGAACCAACTTCGGGTTAATGGGCATGCGGGAAAGGATCGAGCTGCTGGAGGGACGTATGCAATTCGAATCCAGTCAGGAGGGCGGTACGAAGATCACCATGCAAATTCCGATTAAACCGGAGACGAGAGAGGAGTAA